In a single window of the Raphanus sativus cultivar WK10039 chromosome 9, ASM80110v3, whole genome shotgun sequence genome:
- the LOC108829921 gene encoding glutathione S-transferase T3-like, whose amino-acid sequence MVNTSKDPVVGNEQKAGAFWQRIAAYFAASPKVARGETRSVIQCKQRWQKMKDLVSKFCGTYAAATRQRTSGQSEDDTVKMAHKIFYDDQKIKFNLHHAWEELRNDQKWE is encoded by the coding sequence ATGGTAAACACTAGCAAGGACCCTGTGGTTGGCAACGAGCAGAAAGCAGGTGCTTTCTGGCAACGCATTGCAGCGTACTTCGCAGCAAGTCCAAAGGTGGCAAGAGGTGAAACGCGATCAGTCATTCAGTGTAAGCAAAGGTGGCAGAAGATGAAGGATCTTGTATCCAAGTTTTGTGGAACCTATGCGGCTGCAACAAGACAGAGAACAAGTGGTCAGAGTGAGGATGATACTGTAAAAATGGCACATAAAATCTTCTACGACGATCAGAAGATTAAATTTAATCTTCACCATGCTTGGGAGGAGCTGAGGAATGACCAGAAATGGGAATAA